A region of Vitis vinifera cultivar Pinot Noir 40024 chromosome 13, ASM3070453v1 DNA encodes the following proteins:
- the LOC100257356 gene encoding UDP-glucosyltransferase 29 has product MDARQSDGISVLMFPWLAHGHISPFLQLAKKLSKRNFSIYFCSTPVNLDPIKGKLSESYSLSIQLVKLHLPSLPELPPQYHTTNGLPPHLMPTLKMAFDMASPNFSNILKTLHPDLLIYDFLQPWAPAAASSLNIPAVQFLSTGATLQSFLAHRHRKPGIEFPFQEIHLPDYEIGRLNRFLEPSAGRISDRDRANQCLERSSRFSLIKTFREIEAKYLDYVSDLTKKKMVTVGPLLQDPEDEDEATDIVEWLNKKCEASAVFVSFGSEYFVSKEEMEEIAHGLELSNVDFIWVVRFPMGEKIRLEDALPPGFLHRLGDRGMVVEGWAPQRKILGHSSIGGFVSHCGWSSVMEGMKFGVPIIAMPMHLDQPINAKLVEAVGVGREVKRDENRKLEREEIAKVIKEVVGEKNGENVRRKARELSETLRKKGDEEIDVVVEELKQLCSY; this is encoded by the coding sequence ATGGATGCTAGACAGAGCGATGGTATTAGTGTCCTAATGTTCCCATGGTTGGCTCATGGTCACATATCTCCCTTCCTACAGCTGGCTAAGAAGCTTTCGAAGAGAAACTTCAGCATATATTTCTGCTCTACGCCTGTTAACCTCGACCCCATCAAAGGAAAACTCAGTGAAAGCTATTCTCTCTCAATCCAACTAGTAAAACTTCATCTTCCATCCTTGCCTGAGCTTCCTCCTCAGTACCACACAACCAATGGTCTCCCGCCCCATCTCATGCCCACTCTCAAAATGGCCTTTGACATGGCAAGCCCCAACTTCTCCAACATCCTCAAGACCCTCCACCCAGATTTACTTATTTATGACTTCCTCCAACCATGGGCACCGGCAGCTGCTTCATCGCTTAATATCCCGGCCGTTCAGTTCCTGAGCACCGGAGCAACACTGCAATCTTTTCTGGCTCATCGCCACAGGAAACCGGGTATTGAATTCCCTTTTCAGGAGATTCACCTTCCAGATTATGAGATTGGTAGGCTCAACCGTTTTCTTGAACCTTCGGCAGGTAGAATCAGTGACAGAGATCGTGCTAACCAATGCTTAGAACGGTCATCTAGGTTCAGTTTGATCAAGACTTTCAGAGAGATAGAGGCAAAATACCTTGACTATGTCTCTGATTTAACTAAGAAGAAGATGGTAACCGTTGGTCCACTTCTTCAAGACCCAGAAGACGAAGATGAGGCAACAGACATTGTTGAATGGCTTAACAAGAAGTGTGAAGCTTCAGCCGTGTTTGTTTCATTTGGCAGTGAGTATTTTGTGTCCAAGGAGGAGATGGAAGAGATAGCCCATGGGCTTGAGCTTAGCAACGTAGACTTCATATGGGTTGTTCGATTTCCAATGGGAGAGAAAATCAGGCTTGAAGATGCACTACCACCAGGGTTCCTCCACAGGCTAGGAGATAGAGGAATGGTTGTGGAAGGATGGGCACCACAGAGAAAAATTCTAGGCCATTCAAGCATAGGGGGCTTTGTGAGTCACTGTGGATGGAGTTCTGTGATGGAAGGCATGAAGTTTGGTGTCCCTATCATAGCCATGCCCATGCATCTAGATCAGCCGATTAATGCTAAATTGGTGGAGGCGGTCGGTGTGGGTAGGGAGGTTAAGAGAGACGAGAATAGAAAGCTTGAAAGAGAAGAGATAGCAAAGGTAATTAAAGAGGTGGTGGGGGAGAAGAATGGGGAGAATGTGAGGAGAAAAGCAAGAGAATTGAGTGAAACACTGAGGAAAAAAGGAGATGAAGAGATAGATGTGGTGGTGGAGGAGTTAAAGCAGCTTTGCAGCTACTAA